Proteins co-encoded in one Puntigrus tetrazona isolate hp1 chromosome 20, ASM1883169v1, whole genome shotgun sequence genomic window:
- the LOC122324444 gene encoding myomegalin isoform X9 → MLDSKMKDVCRICARELYGNQRRWIFHPTAKLSLQVLLSYALGREMTRDGRGEFACSKCAFMLDRMYRFDTVIARVEALSVERMQKLLMEKDRLRQCIGGLYRKNNADDFGVDSGAADSSVVDFSRLAESEYNALLQEDLTYSIYESWAEQGAQEQVQDHQCPVHHQCHADATSGTRPRKCKGCAALRVADSDYEAVCKVPRKVGRSTSCGPSTRYSGSVLDSAEETLPSAPPPEPEPVENNQTHRPSDPEPVGVSPASSVESLDTAVDVTQESYPKVHLNTMQEESEEERSAIKRPGSVCGLDMALSLLKSFEYHPLQSQRGSRIPVLLKSNATPMESPYPLLQVPLIGIECPISPHLPDAPSSIQQELQFELAEMEDLWLDEYVQCKPLGLQKRLIEEQQCQLAEYENAAGQCVSELQKAQQQVQSLQTKIREGEASNKKLQQRLGDMESELRSLREAACGQERTIQTLSDSLNTKDREITDLHQFIEEQKELLHSLKQQNNHYQLQHQQVSGVAQNRLQTDLLDLQGSLFSAQLELQGLQRAQQQGQRREEDLARANQRLQVDLHKAMQQHQEGERHNHDLQAALEKARLEVQQMEEKWRDEWRQREKEVEERKKTIRELKTSLEHKERLIEDYSELVDGQKEPFENRDNLIHKLKQRIQERDRALERAIDDKFTCMEQKEDEVHKLQLLLREKERDLEKLRCVLSNNEETITSLELLLRGKGLELEQVCEAWRNAQGVQREREDSHIRSLRERDTLISQLQTSLHTRTKEAEEMTAVLLSKVSVGPSEVAEELKSRLQLKERLFQELLSDRNRQTQEHHSQVQDLLNTINAREQYIKDSAGRVGQVMAEQTSRLQELRKQLGSANPQLTEADTQALQDELRLTLRREREAQNQLTGLHSTLASHQEDLKTRAADIEALSRTLSIKEDIIKDLQMQLVDPSDLPLVERLTQELQMLREKVEHQSCINHKQAVLDPLVSMETGQAAKSPADFGGFTSEDGDEDDEDCISEFADSVEDEERSKLTAQSLVSVQSCDQHRGLRGCQDAVAEGPGLAEVKLLVDQKRAVERELMELKSQLEKAGFSSLSQMRKAFFTLCSENEELKTMVTGRQPQKSTSDRCDGQLVDAADVEPNERQPVCEQTVRLKSDLEQVQQESRELQERLMVSEATVQAQAEQLKDYRELLTETSVQQDNKQVQVDIQDLGYETCGRSENEAEREDTSSPEFDDLELCTALTYRDGGSQWWGGSSSLKSGKTEHDVTYLQQLVEDLRGQLSQSQALIRSLQAQMRVHTPVGTPRKVNWGLENSEAQSTGEEDEGWQSSDGFGSLPRQPKEDRELQELISRVTSLEEQLKKGKGHSEDGKAVNWPGKFDTLIQAQARELSHLRQRMREGRGVCHILTQHLGDTTKTFEELLRSNDIDYYMGQSFRDQLSQSISLAQRVSTKISGRDHSEVPDDKSGHELLAIRLSKELQQKDKLIESLRSKLDQQQRSDTPTSSHALSVATDQSDRTSFVSDDHGSTNEDLELCSELDAASEYGQEEAARSSTGYRGPQIKPIPAFPLSSHTQPDHSSLHPLSHHAFEQSPFSSQHTSPAVKPGANLLENSAMWDMMYGPRPLRPGMYGDVSSGSSGYQSGHTGADLMEEHLREIRTLRRRLEDSIQTNDRLRQQLEERLASSGRSGAGGAPTNIYIQGLDSVSQLSNEIRVLKEENHALQTQLQKARTDGSKEMERLREVVLSGRGQLKQAELEADQWADQCRRLQSQVREQAQAIVQLEQEKQNSLDNSTRLQHEVNVLQQQLSECQCLVHTLQCELQVYQRVCGTTESNTGSGLSLTFDLGERESNIHLLEQQLRERLDQFMPRPSARKQLFHDQSPSPPVRDTGFSSPASPAVEPDEPKSSSSDLSRSGAEALETEAPDGSFACKTGRHMIGHVDDFSALQHQLLEGRVVIRKMEAALQSSTESPNLPEGFMRNLHTSTKTLKQILEETSSLLRMFWRASLPSTDASAQQLKKEQSLRKEVVTLRRKLSEQEQLLRDTMENLRTSSRTKDSMEQFIVNQLSRTRDVLKQARSNLEKNELKIGSLGCTPLLSPFCSVSSTPSRSDRGEISGASPQHASSIGWNFVTPHAQDQHKSWPAQGSDRQRFLQVYCRTDSRLSAAVSPSF, encoded by the exons ATGTTGGATTCAAAGATGAAAGACGTGTGTCGCATCTGTGCAAGGGAGCTGTATGGTAACCAGCGGCGATGGATCTTCCACCCAACGGCCAAGCTGAGTCTGCAGGTGCTGCTGTCCTACGCATTGGGCAGGGAAATGACCCGAGACGGCAGGGGAGAGTTTGCCTGCAGCAAGTGTGCCTTCATGCTGGACCGAATGTACCGCTTCGACACTGTGATAGCCAGGGTGGAGGCCTTGTCCGTCGAGCGCATGCAGAAGCTCTTGATGGAGAAAGACAGGCTGAGACAGTGCATTGGAGGACTGTACCGCAAAAACAATGCTGATGATTTTGGAGTGGATAGCGGTGCTGCAGACTCTTCTGTAGTTGACTTCTCCAGGTTGGCTGAATCTGAATACAACGCTCTACTTCAGGAAGATCTGACATACTCTATCTATGAGTCCTGGGCTGAGCAAGGCGCTCAAGAACAGGTTCAAGACCACCAATGCCCTGTTCACCATCAATGCCACGCAGATGCCACTTCGGGTACCCGTCCCAGGAAGTGCAAAGGGTGTGCTGCACTGCGAGTGGCAGATTCAGATTATGAGGCTGTCTGCAAGGTTCCCAGGAAAGTGGGTCGGAGCACTTCCTGTGGGCCCTCCACACGGTACTCCGGTAGTGTTCTGGACAGCGCTGAGGAGACTCTCCCATCCgctcctccaccagaacctgaACCTGTCGAGAACAACCAAACCCACCGCCCCAGCGATCCAGAGCCTGTCGGCGTTAGTCCTGCCTCCTCTGTGGAGTCTCTGGACACCGCTGTAGACGTCACCCAAGAGTCTTATCCAAAAGTCCATCTTAACACCATGCAGGAAGAGTCTGAAGAGGAACGATCTGCTATCAAGAGGCCTGGTTCTGTGTGTGGACTTGATATGGCTCTCAGCTTGCTAAAAAGCTTTGAATATCACCCTCTCCAGAGTCAGAGAGGGAGTCGAATTCCTGTGCTCCTCAAATCTAACGCTACACCCATGGAGAGTCCTTATCCTCTGTTACAGGTGCCTCTGATTGGGATAGAGTGTCCCATTTCTCCCCATCTACCAGATGCTCCTTCCAGCATCCAGCAGGAGCTTCAGTTTGAGTTGGCAGAAATGGAAGACCTGTGGTTGGATGAGTATGTGCAGTGCAAGCCATTGGGCCTTCAGAAG AGGTTGATTGAGGAGCAGCAGTGTCAGCTGGCTGAGTACGAGAACGCAGCGGGACAGTGTGTCAGTGAGCTACAGAAGGCCCAACAGCAGGTCCAGTCTCTCCAGACCAAGATCCGAGAGGGCGAGGCTAGTAATAAG AAGTTACAACAGAGGCTCGGGGACATGGAAAGTGAACTACGCTCTCTCAGAGAAGCAGCATGTGGTCAGGAGAGAACAATACAGACCTTGAGTGACTCGCTCAACACTAAAGACCGCGAG ATTACTGATCTCCACCAGTTTATTGAAGAACAGAAGGAACTTCTGCACTCCCTGAAGCAACAAAACAACCATTATCAGCTTCAGCATCAGCAG GTGTCTGGAGTGGCTCAGAATCGTCTGCAGACTGATCTGTTGGACCTCCAGGGCTCTTTGTTCTCAGCCCAGCTGGAGCTGCAGGGCCTTCAAAGGGCACAGCAGCAGGGCCAGAGGCGAGAAGAAGACCTGGCTCGTGCAAACCAGCGCCTGCAGGTTGATCTTCACAAAGCCATGCAACAGCACCAAGAGGGAGAAAGACACAACCATGATTTACAAGCCGCTCTAGAGAAGGCTCGCCTCGAGGTACAACAAATGGAGGAGAAATGGAGAGACGAATGGAGACAACGAGAGAAAGAGGTtgaggaaagaaagaagaccATCCGAGAATTGAAGACCTCACTAGAGCATAAAGAACGTCTGATAGAA GACTACAGTGAGTTGGTGGATGGTCAGAAAGAGCCTTTCGAGAATAGAGACAACCTCATCCACAAACTCAAACAACGCATTCAGGAAAGAGATAGAGCACTGGAG AGAGCGATAGATGATAAATTCACGTGCATGGAACAGAAGGAAGATGAGGTGCACAAACTCCAACTGctgctgagagagaaagaaagagacctGGAGAAACTTCGATGCGTGTTGTCCAACAATGAAGAAACCATCACG AGTCTGGAGTTGTTGCTGCGTGGTAAAGGTTTAGAGCTGGAGCAGGTGTGTGAGGCCTGGCGCAATGCTCAGGGTGTTCAGCGTGAGAGAGAAGACTCACACATACGCAGCCTGAGAGAACGAGACACTTTAATCAGTCAGCTGCAAACATCGCTGCACACACGCACCAAAGAGGCTGAG GAGATGACTGCGGTTCTTCTCAGTAAGGTGTCAGTCGGGCCCAGTGAGGTGGCTGAGGAGCTCAAGTCTCGGCTTCAGCTCAAAGAGCGTTTGTTCCAAGAGCTGCTGTCGGACCGCAACAGACAGACTCAAGAGCATCACTCACAGGTCCAAGACCTGCTTAACACTATCAATGCAAGAGAGCAGTACATCAAG GATTCCGCAGGGCGTGTGGGTCAGGTGATGGCCGAACAGACATCTCGATTGCAGGAGCTACGTAAGCAACTCGGGTCAGCTAACCCACAGTTGACTGAAGCAGACACACAGGCTCTTCAGGATGAGCTCCGACTGACTCTtcgcagagaaagagaggcccAGAACCAGCTCACCGGCCTGCATTCCACCCTGGCGTCCCACCAAGAGGACCTCAAGACCCGGGCTGCAGATATAGAGGCTTTGAGCAGGACTTTGAGCATCAAAGAGGACATCATCAAG GACTTGCAGATGCAGTTGGTGGATCCGTCAGATTTACCGCTGGTAGAGCGACTGACCCAAGAGCTACAGATGCTCAGAGAGAAGGTGGAACATCAGAGCTGTATTAATCACAAG caggcTGTTTTGGATCCTCTGGTGTCTATGGAAACAGGACAAGCGGCTAAATCCCCTGCTGATTTTGGAG GTTTTACATCGGAAGATGgagatgaggatgatgaagacTGCATTAGTGAGTTTGCAGACAGTGTTGAAGACGAGGAGCGATCCAAACTGACAGCTCAGTCTTTGGTCAGTGTGCAG AGCTGTGATCAGCATAGAGGTCTTAGGGGCTGTCAGGATGCAGTAGCTGAGGGTCCAGGGCTGGCAGAAGTTAAACTACTGGTGGACCAGAAGAGGGCAGTAGAGAGAGAACTGATGGAGCTCAAATCCCAGCTGGAAAAGGCTggtttttcctctctttctcaaaTGAG GAAAGCTTTCTTTACTCTGTGCTCTGAAAATGAAGAGCTCAAGACCATGGTGACAGGAAGACAACCTCAGAAGAGCACTTCAGATAGGTGCGATGGACAGCTGGTGGATGCAGCTGATGTAGAG ccTAATGAAAGGCAGCCAGTGTGTGAGCAGACGGTGCGACTGAAGTCTGACCTTGAGCAGGTCCAGCAGGAGAGCAGAGAGCTTCAGGAGAGACTCATGGTGTCAGAAGCTACGGTTCAAGCTCAGGCCGAACAACTTAAAGACTACAGAGAACTGCTCA CTGAAACATCAGTACAGCAGGACAATAAGCAGGTCCAGGTGGACATCCAGGATCTGGGCTATGAGACGTGTGGGCGCAGTGAGAACGAGGCAGAGAGAGAAGACACCAGCAGCCCAG AGTTTGATGATCTGGAGCTGTGCACAGCTCTCACATATCGTGACGGAGGCTCTCAGTGGTGGGGGGGGTCCAGCTCACTGAAATCTGGGAAGACTGAGCATGACGTAACGTACCTGCAGCAGCTGGTAGAGGACCTGCGTGGTCAGCTCTCACAGTCACAGGCTCTGATCCGTAGCTTGCAGGCCCAAATGCGTGTTCACACTCCAGTCGGCACTCCTCGTAAGGTCAACTGGGGCTTGGAGAACTCTGAGGCACAGAGCACAGGTGAGGAGGACGAGGGCTGGCAGTCGTCTGACGGCTTCGGGTCCCTTCCCCGCCAGCCAAAGGAAGACCGAGAGCTGCAGGAGCTCATCTCACGTGTGACATCACTAGAGGAGCAGCTCAAGAAGGGCAAAGGTCATTCAGAAGATGGCAAAGCTGTGAACTGGCCAGG TAAGTTTGACACGCTGATCCAAGCACAGGCCCGTGAGCTGTCTCACCTGCGTCAGAGGATGCGTGAGGGCCGCGGGGTGTGCCATATTCTGACTCAGCACCTGGGGGACACCACTAAGACCTTTGAAGAGCTGCTGCGCTCAAATGACATCGATTACTACATGGGACAGAGCTTCAGAGACCAGCTCTCCCAGAGCATCTCACTCGCTCAAAGAGTCAGCACCAAAATTAGCGGCC GGGATCACTCTGAAGTCCCAGATGACAAATCAGGCCATGAGCTGCTCGCAATACG GCTAAGCAAGGAGCTACAACAGAAAGACAAGCTCATCGAGTCGCTACGCTCCAAACTTGACCAGCAGCAACGATCAGATACACCTACAAGCAGCCATGCCCTCTCTGTGGCCACAGACCAATCAGACAGGACCTCTTTTGTATCAGATGACCACGGCTCAACCAATGAGGATCTAGAGCTGTGCTCCGAGCTAGATGCTGCCAGCGAATATGGCCAAGAGGAGGCAGCAAGAAGTTCCACAG GCTATCGTGGTCCTCAGATCAAACCCATTCCTGCGTTTCCACTGAGCTCCCATACTCAGCCTGACCATAGCAGCTTACACCCACTATCCCATCATGCCTTCGAACAGTCACCTTTCAGCAGCCAGCACACCAGTCCCGCTGTGAAACCAGGTGCAAACCTTCTGGAAAACAGTGCGATGTGGGATATGATGTATGGCCCAAGACCTTTAAGACCAGGCATGTATGGAGACGTGTCCTCTGGTTCCTCTGGATATCAGTCAGGCCATACAG GTGCAGACTTAATGGAAGAGCATTTAAGGGAGATCCGCACTCTCAGACGACGTCTAGAAGACTCTATCCAGACCAATGACCGTCTGAGACAACAGCTAGAGGAAAGGCTAGCCTCCTCTGGGAGAAGCGGAG CAGGCGGAGCGCCCACTAACATCTACATCCAAGGCCTTGATTCTGTCTCTCAACTGTCCAATGAGATTCGAGTGCTGAAAGAGGAAAATCATGCCCTGCAAACCCAACTCCAGAAAGCCAGGACAG ATGGCAGTAAAGAGATGGAGCGGCTGAGAGAGGTGGTTCTGTCTGGACGGGGCCAGTTAAAGCAGGCGGAGCTAGAGGCGGACCAGTGGGCGGATCAGTGTAGACGGTTACAGTCTCAGGTTAGAGAGCAGGCTCAGGCAATAGTGCAGCTCGAACAGGAGAAACAGAACAGTCTGGACAACAGCACCAG GCTGCAGCATGAAGTGAATGTTCTCCAGCAGCAGCTGAGCGAGTGTCAGTGTCTAGTGCACACTCTTCAGTGTGAACTACAGGTGTATCAGAGAGTCTGTGGCACGACTGAGAGCaacacag GCTCAGGATTgagtttgacctttgacctagGAGAGCGAGAGTCTAACATACATTTGTTGGAGCAGCAGTTGAGAGAAAGGTTGGACCAGTTTATGCCCCGCCCCTCAGCCAGGAAACAGCTCTTCCATG ACCAATCACCATCTCCTCCTGTTCGAGATACAGGGTTCTCCAGCCCTGCTTCACCAGCTGTGGAACCAGATGAGCCAAAATCTTCTTCTAGTG ACTTGTCTAGGTCTGGTGCTGAAGCTCTGGAGACTGAGGCCCCTGATGGCTCCTTCGCCTGCAAGACTGGGCGTCATATGATAGGTCATGTGGATGACTTCAGTGCCCTGCAGCACCAGCTACTGGAAGGGAGGGTTGTTATCCGGAAGATGGAAGCAGCTCTGCAGTCCAGCACAGAATCTCCTAACCTACCAGAG ggtTTCATGAGGAACTTGCACACCAGCACTAAAACACTGAAGCAGATTCTGGAGGAGACAAGCTCTCTCTTAAGAATGTTCTGGAGGGCATCTCTGCCCAGCACTGATGCCTCAGCCCAGCAGCTCAAAAAG GAGCAATCTTTGAGAAAAGAGGTTGTCACGCTGAGACGTAAGTTATCAGAACAAGAGCAGCTTCTCAGGGACACGATGGAGAATCTAAGGACCTCCAGCCGCACTAAAGACAGCATGGAGCAATTCATTGTCAATCAAC tGTCAAGAACACGAGATGTGTTGAAACAAGCTCGCTCAAATCTAGAG AAGAATGAACTCAAGATTGGCTCTCTAGGCTGCACCCCTCTCCTTTCACCCTTCTGTTCAGTCTCATCCACTCCTTCCCGGTCCGACAGAG GTGAGATCTCAGGAGCCTCCCCCCAACATGCCTCCTCTATTGGTTGGAATTTCGTGACCCCTCATGCTCAGGATCAGCACAAATCGTGGCCGGCACAGGGGAGTGACAGACAGCGCTTCCTTCAGGTGTACTGCAGAACGGACTCCAGActgagtgctgctgtctctccctctttctgA